In Hallerella succinigenes, the following are encoded in one genomic region:
- a CDS encoding NPCBM/NEW2 domain-containing protein produces the protein MYKYRDNLRLFLFWGVICAVANILCTFASAFESDQGYWVGWIKKLMEEGFAGFDGNYPPLYVFWLWVVAQVYSLFDIAVDKNLFLKFTCLWPVFFAHLFLVDWVCRLLGKFNYPDWKKHLMVGFAALNPALLLNGPIWGQVDLFPSVIAVMAIYCINRPRLIFLASMFYVLALLTKFQMIAFLPVFGGLFIRHWKTSWKGLPLAVLALVLVLLPFAVGGNLQGMLTRAYVQTTSQYAYATFNAANIWILLAGNVSPDNVPIWEVSEYGLGFLLKPVHLGKILFVIVSILVLVKSVLCRNIRTAFALCTLNALAFFMLLPQMHERYLLYAVPMALCWLVWDMQRGGILCLAVTAVAAVNINLLNTFRGDYVWKMDAYAGCIALLVGILLVLCPRRLEKLVHKVSSLRLPAFVPYGVLLLILTVVSGFLAFQSRPIAAPKGDGYMLVTDLPMESSVQRFRSPRINQSVDGHLLTVDNRVYINGIGTHAPSTITYTLPEEADSLFLGVGIDGECHENGQATFIVKLDGDVVWRRSRVRGAQKPYFASISVQEANVLELRTDPEGSDHCDHTDWLNAYVKLR, from the coding sequence ATGTACAAGTACCGTGATAATTTAAGATTGTTCCTTTTTTGGGGTGTCATTTGCGCCGTAGCAAATATTCTATGCACCTTTGCCAGTGCTTTTGAAAGTGACCAGGGCTATTGGGTTGGCTGGATTAAGAAACTCATGGAAGAAGGTTTCGCCGGTTTTGACGGAAACTATCCGCCGCTGTATGTCTTCTGGTTATGGGTGGTGGCTCAGGTCTATTCCTTATTCGATATCGCTGTAGATAAAAATCTCTTCTTGAAGTTTACCTGCCTCTGGCCTGTCTTTTTCGCGCATCTCTTTCTAGTGGATTGGGTCTGCCGCCTTTTGGGCAAGTTCAATTATCCGGATTGGAAAAAGCACTTGATGGTGGGCTTTGCCGCCTTGAATCCGGCTCTGCTTTTAAACGGCCCTATTTGGGGACAGGTGGATTTGTTTCCGTCGGTGATTGCAGTCATGGCGATTTACTGCATCAATCGTCCTCGCCTTATTTTCCTTGCATCCATGTTCTATGTACTCGCCTTGTTGACCAAGTTCCAGATGATTGCTTTCCTGCCCGTTTTTGGAGGCTTGTTTATCCGTCATTGGAAAACGTCTTGGAAGGGCCTGCCTCTAGCTGTATTGGCGCTGGTCCTTGTTCTGCTTCCTTTTGCTGTTGGCGGAAATCTTCAGGGAATGCTGACTCGGGCTTACGTGCAGACGACAAGCCAGTATGCCTATGCTACTTTTAATGCAGCGAACATCTGGATTCTGCTTGCGGGAAATGTATCTCCGGATAATGTGCCGATTTGGGAAGTGAGCGAATACGGCCTGGGTTTCTTGCTCAAGCCCGTTCATCTAGGTAAGATTCTCTTTGTCATAGTTTCCATTTTGGTACTGGTAAAATCTGTTCTTTGTAGAAATATTCGCACCGCCTTTGCCCTTTGCACCTTGAACGCTCTTGCCTTCTTTATGCTTTTGCCCCAAATGCATGAACGCTACCTGCTGTACGCCGTACCCATGGCTCTCTGCTGGCTTGTGTGGGACATGCAGCGTGGTGGTATCTTGTGTCTGGCCGTTACAGCTGTGGCGGCAGTCAATATCAACCTGCTAAACACTTTCCGCGGTGATTATGTCTGGAAAATGGATGCTTATGCAGGCTGTATTGCGCTCTTGGTCGGAATTCTGCTTGTCCTTTGCCCTCGGCGGTTGGAAAAGCTGGTCCACAAGGTGAGTTCCCTTCGGTTGCCTGCATTTGTGCCTTATGGGGTGCTTCTGTTGATTCTAACGGTTGTGAGCGGCTTCCTGGCATTTCAATCCCGTCCGATCGCGGCTCCAAAAGGTGACGGTTATATGTTGGTTACGGATTTGCCGATGGAATCGTCGGTACAGCGTTTTAGATCTCCCCGTATAAATCAGTCTGTTGACGGACATCTCTTGACGGTGGATAACCGTGTCTATATAAATGGCATTGGGACTCATGCTCCCTCGACGATTACCTATACGCTGCCGGAAGAGGCGGATTCGCTGTTTCTGGGTGTAGGTATTGATGGGGAATGCCACGAGAATGGTCAGGCGACCTTCATTGTAAAGTTAGATGGGGATGTTGTCTGGCGTCGCAGTAGGGTTCGTGGCGCACAAAAGCCTTATTTTGCATCTATTTCCGTGCAAGAAGCGAATGTTCTAGAACTGAGAACGGATCCGGAAGGTTCCGATCATTGTGACCATACGGACTGGCTAAATGCCTATGTAAAGCTCCGCTAG
- a CDS encoding class I tRNA ligase family protein produces MSYQDCIGCAWRSVVGDGSASSPTEDETPVYVDETAPETIEKVMHQTVIKVTSDIENMSFNTAISHLMIFNNEMMKMDKRYREPCETLQKLLHPFVPHIAEEMWSILGVFCTKADICIKSHQSERPAQ; encoded by the coding sequence TTGTCATATCAAGATTGCATAGGATGCGCCTGGCGTTCTGTGGTGGGCGATGGTTCGGCAAGCTCACCAACCGAAGACGAAACTCCTGTTTACGTTGATGAAACCGCACCTGAGACAATCGAGAAGGTGATGCACCAGACCGTCATCAAGGTCACGAGCGACATCGAGAACATGAGCTTCAACACCGCGATTAGCCATCTGATGATCTTCAACAACGAAATGATGAAGATGGACAAGCGTTACCGTGAACCTTGTGAAACGTTGCAGAAACTCTTGCACCCGTTTGTCCCGCATATCGCCGAAGAAATGTGGAGCATCCTCGGTGTGTTTTGTACCAAGGCTGACATTTGTATTAAAAGCCATCAATCAGAAAGGCCTGCGCAATAG
- a CDS encoding carboxymuconolactone decarboxylase family protein, translating to MAKNGKDGMPIINYFLASNCFGDYYTRKGLDLNTRELLTMAILVNLGTEPQLKAHIGANLKIRTAEYVEQAIYNCLPYCGYPRTLNALRLLKEAAAEAKTATVAKTMPGKDWSVFPVGKPNDAYAKYFVGKSYLDMISTEQVGVGNVTFEPACRNNWHIHHAKKGGGQILIATAGRGYYQEWGKPAVELKPGDVVNIPAGVKHWHGAAPDSWFQHLAIEVPGEGTSNEWLEPVSDEEYARLK from the coding sequence ATGGCGAAAAACGGCAAGGACGGGATGCCGATCATCAACTACTTCCTTGCGAGCAACTGCTTTGGCGATTATTATACCCGCAAGGGGCTCGACCTGAATACCCGTGAACTTTTGACGATGGCGATCCTCGTGAACTTGGGAACGGAGCCGCAGCTCAAGGCGCATATCGGCGCGAACCTGAAGATTCGCACGGCCGAATACGTGGAACAGGCGATTTACAACTGCTTGCCGTATTGCGGTTACCCGCGCACGCTGAACGCGTTGCGACTGCTTAAGGAAGCGGCGGCTGAGGCGAAGACCGCGACGGTTGCAAAAACCATGCCAGGCAAGGACTGGAGCGTATTCCCGGTGGGTAAGCCGAACGATGCCTACGCCAAGTATTTCGTGGGCAAGAGCTATCTCGACATGATCAGCACTGAACAGGTGGGCGTCGGGAACGTGACTTTTGAGCCGGCGTGTCGCAACAACTGGCATATCCATCACGCAAAGAAGGGCGGAGGCCAGATTCTCATTGCGACGGCGGGCCGCGGCTACTATCAGGAATGGGGCAAGCCGGCGGTGGAATTGAAGCCCGGCGACGTGGTGAACATTCCGGCTGGCGTCAAGCATTGGCACGGGGCGGCTCCGGATTCCTGGTTCCAGCATTTGGCAATTGAAGTTCCCGGCGAAGGAACAAGCAACGAATGGCTTGAACCCGTGAGCGACGAAGAATATGCTAGACTAAAGTAA
- a CDS encoding flavodoxin — protein sequence MKKAILFLLTFLLGVSMAAEKKVLIVYYSRADENYSVGNISKGNTEIIAEMIAKKTGGTLLHVEPAKEYPKGYDDCINLAKKELAQDARPAIKPVNVNPEDFDEIYVGYPVWWGEMPMPMFTFLEKYNLKGKTIHPFMTHEGSGLSGVARLKKVTGANVTSGLAIYGHVAQNEREKAQKEVDKWVK from the coding sequence ATGAAAAAAGCAATTCTATTCTTGTTAACATTCCTCTTAGGAGTCTCGATGGCTGCCGAAAAGAAAGTTCTCATCGTCTATTATTCCCGTGCCGACGAAAACTACTCCGTCGGAAACATTTCCAAGGGCAATACCGAAATCATCGCCGAGATGATTGCAAAAAAGACGGGTGGCACGCTCTTGCACGTGGAACCCGCAAAGGAATACCCGAAGGGCTACGACGACTGCATCAACTTGGCCAAGAAGGAACTTGCGCAGGACGCGCGCCCGGCCATCAAGCCGGTGAACGTGAATCCCGAAGACTTTGACGAAATTTACGTCGGCTATCCGGTGTGGTGGGGCGAAATGCCCATGCCTATGTTCACCTTCCTCGAAAAGTACAATCTGAAGGGCAAGACGATTCACCCGTTCATGACGCACGAAGGCAGCGGCCTCTCGGGTGTTGCCCGCCTCAAGAAGGTAACCGGCGCGAACGTGACCTCCGGCCTCGCCATCTACGGACACGTGGCCCAGAATGAACGCGAAAAGGCCCAGAAAGAAGTGGACAAGTGGGTGAAATAG
- a CDS encoding ATP-binding protein — protein sequence MEYTLRRKLDSFLVDWKANPDHLPLIIKGARQVGKTSSITHFAKNYKSFISINFIEEPQYKRIFEKGFKPDTVIREISFLNSDWEFIPHDTLILFDEMQECPDCTTSLKFFKLDGRFDVICSGSLLGVHYKEISSVSVGFKEDYEMHSLDFEEFLWAKGYKQEQIDSIYEHMVSQTPFSNIEYDVWIENFREYMTIGGMPAIVDKFVSQKNFSGVLAAQKKILQDYEDDITKYAEGLDKEKIKNVYNHIPVFLGKENKKFQITKVATGARSREYVGTVEWLNDAGIINRCYCLDQPELPLKGNYKPNDFKIYYRDTGLLIASLDDEAQEDLRANKNFNAYKGAIYENVVADMLVKEGYGLYYYKNEKSTLEMDFFVRTASSLVPVEVKATDGATVSLNNLITKENYGDVKFGIKLANKNIGFNGKFYTIPYFCTFMLKRWLKTIKE from the coding sequence ATGGAATACACTCTCAGACGAAAGTTGGACTCTTTTTTGGTCGATTGGAAGGCAAATCCCGACCATTTGCCACTCATTATAAAGGGTGCGAGGCAGGTCGGAAAAACTTCTTCCATTACGCATTTTGCGAAGAACTACAAGAGTTTCATCTCGATAAACTTTATCGAGGAACCCCAGTACAAGAGAATTTTCGAGAAGGGCTTCAAACCGGACACGGTTATCCGAGAAATTTCGTTCTTGAATTCGGATTGGGAGTTCATTCCGCACGATACGCTCATCTTGTTCGACGAAATGCAGGAGTGTCCCGATTGCACCACGTCGCTCAAGTTTTTTAAGTTGGATGGCCGCTTCGACGTCATCTGTTCGGGTTCGCTGCTTGGAGTGCACTACAAGGAAATTTCGTCAGTCAGTGTCGGCTTCAAGGAAGACTATGAAATGCATTCCCTGGATTTCGAGGAGTTCCTTTGGGCAAAAGGCTACAAGCAGGAGCAAATCGATTCCATCTACGAACATATGGTATCTCAGACGCCATTCTCTAACATCGAATACGATGTATGGATTGAAAATTTCAGGGAATACATGACCATCGGGGGAATGCCCGCCATTGTAGACAAATTTGTATCACAGAAAAATTTTTCAGGGGTGTTGGCGGCGCAGAAAAAGATTCTCCAGGACTACGAGGACGACATCACAAAATACGCCGAAGGACTAGACAAAGAAAAGATAAAGAATGTCTATAACCACATTCCCGTTTTCCTTGGCAAAGAGAACAAGAAATTCCAGATAACGAAGGTCGCCACCGGGGCGCGTTCCAGAGAATATGTGGGGACAGTCGAATGGCTGAACGATGCGGGCATCATCAACCGTTGCTACTGTCTGGATCAGCCGGAACTTCCGCTAAAAGGCAACTACAAGCCTAATGACTTCAAAATTTATTACCGCGATACGGGACTGCTGATTGCTTCGCTCGACGACGAAGCCCAAGAGGACTTGCGCGCAAACAAGAATTTCAATGCGTACAAAGGCGCTATCTACGAAAATGTCGTTGCCGACATGCTCGTAAAAGAAGGTTACGGGCTCTACTATTACAAGAACGAGAAATCCACCCTTGAAATGGATTTTTTCGTGCGGACGGCTAGTTCACTGGTACCCGTAGAAGTCAAGGCCACCGACGGGGCGACCGTTTCGCTAAACAACTTGATTACAAAGGAAAATTACGGCGACGTAAAGTTCGGCATTAAACTGGCGAACAAGAACATCGGCTTCAACGGAAAATTTTACACCATTCCGTACTTTTGCACATTCATGCTCAAACGGTGGCTGAAAACGATTAAGGAATAG
- a CDS encoding DUF4405 domain-containing protein, producing MDKIARRLIDIAMTVATLVLMGGNYFFESTAVHEVLGVILFVLWAVHVVLNRAWVKALPKGKYNALRVFRTVINGGVILCVLFLMVSGIMLSNHVFSWLGIERGANFARTAHLLASHWYLVFVSLHIGLHLSMFIRSKAATGIVTVLAAYGIYAFIQRGLWKYLTLQQPFFFLDMERGYLLFVWDYLAVMALFALAIHLASSKVKLTAPFVTVRPFHGTVSTGEVANTEADIIANKKS from the coding sequence GTGGATAAGATCGCCCGCCGTTTAATAGATATTGCGATGACGGTCGCGACGCTCGTGCTGATGGGAGGCAATTACTTCTTTGAATCGACTGCGGTTCACGAGGTTTTAGGCGTTATTTTATTTGTTCTGTGGGCGGTGCATGTTGTTTTGAATCGCGCCTGGGTCAAGGCATTGCCCAAGGGCAAATACAATGCCTTACGGGTTTTCCGGACCGTCATCAACGGCGGTGTAATCTTGTGCGTATTGTTCCTGATGGTCAGCGGGATCATGCTTTCGAACCATGTATTTAGCTGGCTCGGCATTGAAAGGGGGGCAAACTTTGCCCGTACCGCTCACCTGCTGGCCAGCCACTGGTACCTGGTTTTCGTTTCTCTTCACATCGGGCTTCACTTGTCCATGTTTATTCGGAGCAAGGCGGCGACGGGTATCGTGACTGTTCTTGCGGCTTATGGAATCTACGCCTTTATTCAACGGGGCCTCTGGAAATACCTTACGTTACAGCAACCTTTTTTCTTTTTGGATATGGAGCGGGGGTACCTGCTGTTTGTTTGGGATTATCTTGCCGTGATGGCCCTGTTTGCCTTAGCGATTCATTTAGCATCATCCAAGGTGAAACTGACGGCCCCCTTTGTGACCGTTCGACCGTTCCATGGGACCGTTTCCACGGGAGAAGTTGCAAATACAGAAGCAGACATCATCGCAAATAAAAAATCCTAG
- a CDS encoding flavodoxin family protein: MKVVLFNGSRREKGCTYTALNVIVEELKTAGIDSEIVFVGGRVMKGEVEKVVKESVELLKTADGVVYGSPVYYASPSGEMLMFLDRLYGQGAAELQFKPAATIASARRAGTTACLDALNKYPAFAQQPIVTSRYWNMVHGSKPEDVMQDEEGLQIMKMLGRNMAWMLKSIEAGKQAGVPQPTAEAKIYTNFIR; encoded by the coding sequence ATGAAGGTGGTTTTGTTTAACGGTAGCCGTCGCGAAAAGGGCTGTACCTATACCGCTTTGAATGTGATTGTCGAAGAATTAAAAACGGCGGGAATTGATTCTGAAATCGTCTTTGTGGGTGGCCGCGTGATGAAGGGAGAAGTTGAAAAAGTTGTAAAAGAATCCGTGGAACTTTTGAAAACCGCTGATGGCGTGGTCTACGGTTCTCCGGTCTATTACGCTTCGCCGAGCGGTGAAATGTTGATGTTCCTCGATCGTCTTTACGGTCAGGGTGCTGCGGAATTGCAGTTTAAGCCTGCCGCGACGATTGCCTCTGCACGCCGTGCAGGAACTACGGCTTGCCTCGACGCTTTGAATAAGTATCCGGCGTTTGCTCAGCAGCCGATAGTGACTTCGCGTTACTGGAACATGGTTCACGGTTCTAAACCGGAAGACGTGATGCAGGATGAAGAAGGCTTGCAGATTATGAAGATGCTTGGCCGTAATATGGCCTGGATGCTCAAAAGTATTGAAGCGGGTAAGCAAGCGGGTGTCCCACAGCCTACCGCAGAAGCCAAGATTTATACGAATTTCATTCGATAA
- a CDS encoding ribonuclease domain-containing protein: protein MKFFLNLFATFFALTLAACSTSTVSSDNENFQSSSSAKFSSSAEPQSIYEAIEESGKYTTRDSVAAYLCKFDKLPSNYVSKSEGKALYESKTGNTFSKWNFNPWTTIGVMIGGDVFDNREGLLPSGSYHEADVDYFDANRGTKRLVYQSDCVIYYTADHYETFTRLERQ, encoded by the coding sequence ATGAAATTTTTCCTGAATTTGTTCGCAACCTTCTTCGCACTTACTCTTGCCGCATGTTCTACTTCTACCGTTTCGAGCGACAATGAGAATTTTCAATCCAGCAGTTCTGCGAAATTCTCGTCCAGCGCTGAACCACAAAGCATTTATGAAGCAATCGAAGAATCCGGAAAGTACACAACCCGCGATTCCGTGGCGGCATACCTCTGCAAATTCGACAAGTTGCCGTCTAACTATGTGAGCAAAAGCGAAGGCAAAGCTCTATACGAATCTAAAACAGGCAACACCTTTTCCAAATGGAATTTCAATCCGTGGACAACGATTGGCGTGATGATTGGAGGCGACGTCTTTGATAATCGCGAAGGTTTATTGCCGAGCGGAAGTTACCATGAAGCGGACGTGGATTACTTCGACGCAAACCGCGGAACAAAGCGGCTTGTCTATCAGTCGGACTGTGTCATCTACTATACCGCAGACCATTACGAAACGTTCACGCGATTAGAAAGACAATAG
- the cysK gene encoding cysteine synthase A produces the protein MPKVYTSIDQLVGRTPLLELTRIESAHQLQAKILAKLEYFNPAGSVKDRVAKALIDDAESSGKLKKGSVIIEPTSGNTGIGLAAVAAARGYRIIIVMPETMSVERRQLVKAYGAELVLTEGAKGMKGAIAKAEELAREIPDSFIPGQFVNPANPAAHRSTTGPEIREDTDGKVDIFIAGVGTGGTVTGVGEYLKSRNPAVKIVAVEPASSPVLSKGVAGVHKIQGIGAGFVPDILNTNVYDEIITVENEAAFEAGREIGRKEGVLVGISSGAALWAAEQLAKRPENKGKTIVALLPDTGDRYLSTALFAE, from the coding sequence ATGCCAAAAGTTTATACTTCGATTGACCAACTGGTTGGTCGCACTCCACTTCTCGAACTCACTCGAATCGAGTCTGCTCATCAGTTGCAGGCAAAGATTTTGGCGAAGCTCGAATACTTCAACCCGGCAGGATCCGTGAAGGACCGCGTGGCCAAGGCCTTGATTGACGACGCCGAATCTTCGGGCAAGCTCAAGAAGGGTTCTGTGATTATCGAACCTACTTCCGGCAATACCGGTATCGGCCTTGCTGCTGTGGCGGCTGCCCGTGGATACCGCATTATCATCGTAATGCCCGAGACCATGAGCGTAGAACGCCGTCAGCTGGTAAAGGCCTACGGTGCAGAACTGGTGCTTACCGAAGGGGCGAAGGGCATGAAGGGGGCTATCGCGAAGGCCGAGGAACTGGCTCGGGAAATTCCCGATAGCTTTATCCCGGGACAGTTTGTGAACCCCGCCAACCCGGCAGCTCACCGCAGCACCACCGGCCCCGAAATCAGGGAAGATACCGACGGTAAGGTGGACATCTTTATTGCTGGTGTAGGCACGGGCGGAACCGTTACCGGTGTAGGCGAGTATCTTAAGTCTAGGAACCCGGCTGTGAAAATCGTGGCAGTGGAACCAGCCTCTTCCCCGGTGCTTTCGAAGGGGGTGGCGGGCGTCCACAAGATCCAGGGAATCGGTGCGGGTTTTGTGCCCGATATTCTGAACACCAATGTCTACGACGAAATCATTACCGTTGAGAACGAGGCTGCCTTCGAGGCGGGTCGTGAAATCGGCCGCAAAGAAGGGGTGCTGGTGGGAATTTCTTCTGGGGCGGCCCTCTGGGCTGCCGAGCAACTGGCCAAGCGCCCCGAGAACAAGGGAAAGACCATTGTGGCCCTTCTTCCGGATACCGGCGACCGTTATCTGTCTACGGCCCTCTTTGCCGAGTAA